The genomic interval ATACGATCAGGAATGCAATGAATGTATTTAAGCGGAAATAAGCTACCAGTAATACCAGCAGCAGAATGGAAGCGAATACTACACCTAATAAAGCCATGAATTAATTGGATGTTGGCAATAGCCTGTTAATTATTCGTAACGCAGCGCAACTATCGGATCCAGGCGGGAAGCCTTGATGGCAGGATAAATACCTGATGCAAGCCCTACAGCCGCACAGATCACTATCCCTGTCGTTATCCATAACCACGGAATGATAAAATCGGTTTTCAATAATAATGATACGATGTTTCCTACCAGCATTCCGAGTATCACGCCCAGCAAACCACCCAGCAGGCTGATGATAACAGCTTCGTACAGGAACTGCTGCCATATCACCTTTCTGGTAGCGCCCAGCGCCTTGATAACACCTATTTCGCGGGTACGCTCCGCTACTGATACCAGCATGATGTTTGTCAGCCCGATAGCAGAGCCAAACAATGTGATCGCACCGATCAGGATGGCAGCAAATACTACCACACCTAACAGGTTAAACAGCATCTCTGCAACACTGTCGCTTTTATTGATATAAAAGTTCTCTTCTTCTTTGAGCGTGAGGTGGCGGATGATCCTGAACAGGCCAGTTGCCTCGCCTATAGCAGCTTCCATCTGGGTGATGTCTTTTACTGACACACCGAGATTGTAGGTCACATTCGGGCGGTCAAATATTCTACGTGTATTGTTGACCGTTGTGATCACCACATTGTCTGCGCTCATAAAACCGCTGTTCCCTTTCGGCGCTAACACTCCCACAACACGATAACGCACATTCCCTACCCGGATGCTGCTGTTCACAACGTTCCGCAGGTTGTCCCCAAACAGTTTCTTCGCTACGTCCATTCCCAGCAATACCACGTTCCTGCCCGATTCTACATCCAGCAGGTTCAGATTACGGCCTTCGCGCAATGTATAATTGGATAAATTCAGGTAGTTCTCATCCCCTCCTATTACACGTACGTTGGGATTCGTCTTTTTGTCGTCTTTATACACGGTAGCATTCCCTGTGGCATTGGTAGACACACTTACCACGGCCGGGAAGGCATACTGCTGTTTAAAGTCCATAGCTTCCTTGTAAGTAATAGGAATATTACTATTGGACGTTTTTACCTTGGATTTTTTGTCGCCTTTTGTTGCTCCTCCGCCACCACCTATGCGTATCCTCAGTGCCCTGCTCTGAATATTGAAGCTGTTGGCCCCCATATTGGCAAAGCTGCTGTAGATACTGTTCTTCATACTGTCTATGGCGGTAAAAATGCCCACCAGGGCCATAATACCAAAACCAATGATGGCTATAGTAAGCCCTGCGCGCAAACGGTTGCCGCTAACAGAGCGAAAGGCGAGGGAAAATGTGTCACGGAACTGCATGATTTAAAGTTAATAAAAAGTTTTTTTCCGCTACTTTTATTATACAAATGGCCCGATGCCTAATCCTCCCACCATAAAAGAAATTGCCAAAAGGCTGAACCTGGCTCCTTCCACAGTATCCAGGGCCCTGCACAATCATCCGCGTATCGGGTTGAGAACCAGGATGAAAGTACAGGCGCTGGCCCGGGAACTGCAATATGAGCCCAACCAGACAGCTATTTTTTTCCAGCAGAAAAAAACTTTTACGCTCGGTATCGTATTACCGGAATTGTCAGAAGCCTTCTTCTCAGCTGCCATCAGTGGCATAGAGGATACGGCAAATAAGAGCAATTATATGGTCCTGCTGGGGCAATCGCATGACGACGCTGAGCGGGAGCAGAAGATCGTGGAAATAATGAAGAATCACCGGGTGGACGGCTTGCTGGTTTCCCTGGCTAAGAATACGGTGAATTACGCACATTTTGAGATGCTGCGGAAGTATAATATACCAGTCGTGTTCTTTGACCGTATCCCTAACATGCCCGACATTCATTATGTGGCCTCAAACATGGAGTCGGGTACTATACAGGCTGTCTCTCTTTTATTGCAAGGGGGGCACCGCGTTATCGGGATGATCAATGGTCCCGAAAAACTGATTGCCAGCCAGCAACGTACCACCGGCTACCAGAAAGCCATGCAGCTGCAGCGTTTAAAATATGACGCCAGCCTCAATATAAATGCCGATCTGACCAAAGAAGGCACCCGCCATGCCATGCAACAGTTACTGGCGCATAAAAGAAAGGTGACCGCTATCGTGGCATTCAATGACTATGTATCCCAGGATGCAGTGCAATATGCGCTTGAGCAGGGCCTGGAGATCAACAAGGATCTTACTTTCGTCAGTTATGCCAACCTGCCCTTAAGCAGCTATATGGCTTTTCCTCCCCTGGCATCCGTAGAACAGTATCCTTACCTGCAGGGACAAAGAGCTACGGAGATACTGCTGGAACTCCTGTCAGGCAAACTGGCGCCGGATCAATACCAGCAGGTTGTGATCGATTCCCGGCTGGTGATTGCAGCGGGCAGATAAATTTGCGCAACCGTTTGTCCAACCATTCTCTCAATTCTTATTGTTATGTTTGAAGCATCGCAATCTTATCAACCAGCAATGCAGGAAATATTATCAGCTTATGGATTAGTGATGGGTGAATGCCGTATACAGGCATTCGGCAGCGGGCTTATTAACGCCACCTGGAAAGTGTCCCACGCTGATAAAAACTACATCCTGCAGCGCATCAACCACCAGGTGTTTAAGCAACCTGCACTGATTGCCCAGAACATCAGCGTTATCGGCCATTACCTGGAGAAACACCATCCTGAATATTTCTTTGTGCAGCCGGTGCTGACTACAGACAAGCAGGATATGGTCGTTACACCGGAAGGGGAATATTATCGCCTGCAACCATTTGTAGCCAATTCCCACAGTTATGATGTGGTGAACAGTGAACAGCTGGCATATGAAGCGGCCAGGCAGTTCGGGCGTTTTACCAGGTTGCTGTCGGGCATTGATACCAATGAAATACAGGTTACCCTGCCGGATTTCCATAACCTTACTTTACGTTATGCACAGTTCGAGCAGGCCGTGAAGCAAGGCAATCCTACCCGCATTGCGGAGGCTGGGCAGGATATCAATATTATCCGCAGATATAAATTCCTGACAGAGATATTCACATCTATACAGCATAGCC from Chitinophaga filiformis carries:
- a CDS encoding ABC transporter permease gives rise to the protein MQFRDTFSLAFRSVSGNRLRAGLTIAIIGFGIMALVGIFTAIDSMKNSIYSSFANMGANSFNIQSRALRIRIGGGGGATKGDKKSKVKTSNSNIPITYKEAMDFKQQYAFPAVVSVSTNATGNATVYKDDKKTNPNVRVIGGDENYLNLSNYTLREGRNLNLLDVESGRNVVLLGMDVAKKLFGDNLRNVVNSSIRVGNVRYRVVGVLAPKGNSGFMSADNVVITTVNNTRRIFDRPNVTYNLGVSVKDITQMEAAIGEATGLFRIIRHLTLKEEENFYINKSDSVAEMLFNLLGVVVFAAILIGAITLFGSAIGLTNIMLVSVAERTREIGVIKALGATRKVIWQQFLYEAVIISLLGGLLGVILGMLVGNIVSLLLKTDFIIPWLWITTGIVICAAVGLASGIYPAIKASRLDPIVALRYE
- a CDS encoding phosphotransferase enzyme family protein, with translation MFEASQSYQPAMQEILSAYGLVMGECRIQAFGSGLINATWKVSHADKNYILQRINHQVFKQPALIAQNISVIGHYLEKHHPEYFFVQPVLTTDKQDMVVTPEGEYYRLQPFVANSHSYDVVNSEQLAYEAARQFGRFTRLLSGIDTNEIQVTLPDFHNLTLRYAQFEQAVKQGNPTRIAEAGQDINIIRRYKFLTEIFTSIQHSPYFKIRVMHHDTKISNVLFDADNKGICVIDLDTVMPGYFISDFGDMMRTYLSPASEEETDLSKVKVRKEYYTAIVNGYLSEMKDELSVTEQAHLVYAGQFMVYMQAIRFLTDYFNNDVYYGAKYEQHNLLRARNQLSLLESITQQEQTLSSVATH
- a CDS encoding LacI family DNA-binding transcriptional regulator, translating into MPNPPTIKEIAKRLNLAPSTVSRALHNHPRIGLRTRMKVQALARELQYEPNQTAIFFQQKKTFTLGIVLPELSEAFFSAAISGIEDTANKSNYMVLLGQSHDDAEREQKIVEIMKNHRVDGLLVSLAKNTVNYAHFEMLRKYNIPVVFFDRIPNMPDIHYVASNMESGTIQAVSLLLQGGHRVIGMINGPEKLIASQQRTTGYQKAMQLQRLKYDASLNINADLTKEGTRHAMQQLLAHKRKVTAIVAFNDYVSQDAVQYALEQGLEINKDLTFVSYANLPLSSYMAFPPLASVEQYPYLQGQRATEILLELLSGKLAPDQYQQVVIDSRLVIAAGR